One window from the genome of Oryza glaberrima chromosome 3, OglaRS2, whole genome shotgun sequence encodes:
- the LOC127766214 gene encoding protein DUF642 L-GALACTONO-1,4-LACTONE-RESPONSIVE GENE 2: protein MELPRGALLLVLLAVAAAASSAGATLAVKAPVPVPVPAPVPAHAPPQPKDAEGLLINGNFETAPRKVNKTLIVGRHSLPGWTLRGHVEYVSGGPQPGGMFFAVPHGVHALRLGGRASASQNVSVRPGALYALTFAATRTCAQDEALRVAVAPSLSPPADVAVRTLYSADTADTWAWGFRASSAAAQVTFSNPGVQEDASCGPLLDAVAIKELPTPYPTKDNLIKNEGFEIGPQVFKNSTVGVLLPPKQKDATSPLPGWIIESLKAVRFIDAAHFSVPAGKYAVELVAGRESAIAQVIRTVANRAYNLSFVVGDAKNGCHGSMLVEAFAGNVTQKVPFESAGNGGFKPASFRFVAAGVRTRVTFYSSYYHTKVSDGVSLCGPVLDQVKVQPLKA from the exons ATGGAGCTTCCTCGGGGTGCcctgctgctggtgctgctcgccgtcgccgccgccgcctcctccgccggtgCCACACTCGCCGTCAAAGCTCCAGTTCCAGTTCCAGTTCCAGCTCCTGTCCCTGCCCATGCACCTCCTCAACCTAAAGATGCTGAAG GCCTCCTCATCAATGGCAACTTCGAGACGGCGCCGAGGAAGGTGAACAAGACACTCATCGTCGGCCGCCACTCGCTGCCGGGGTGGACGCTGCGGGGGCACGTCGAGTACGTCTCCGGCGGGCCGCAGCCCGGCGGCATGTTCTTCGCGGTGCCGCACGGCGTGCACGCGCTCCGCCTGGGCGGCCGCGCGTCGGCGTCCCAGAACGTGTCCGTGCGCCCCGGCGCGCTCTACGCGCTCACCTTCGCCGCCACGCGCACGTGCGCCCAGGACGAGGCgctccgcgtcgccgtcgcgccgtcgctctcgccgcccgccgacgtcgccgtccgcACGCTCTACAGCGCCGACACCGCCGACACCTGGGCGTGGGGCttccgcgcctcctccgccgccgcgcaggtCACCTTCTCCAACCCCGGCGTCCAGGAGGACGCGTCGTGCGGCCCCctgctcgacgccgtcgccatcaaGGAGCTCCCAACGCCATACCCAACCAAAG ACAACCTGATCAAGAACGAGGGATTCGAGATCGGGCCGCAGGTGTTCAAGAACTCGACGGTGggcgtcctcctcccgccgaagcAGAAGGACGCGACGTCGCCGCTCCCGGGCTGGATCATCGAGTCGCTCAAGGCCGTCCGCTTCATCGACGCGGCGCACTTCTCCGTCCCGGCGGGGAAGTACGCcgtggagctcgtcgccggccgcgagAGCGCCATCGCGCAGGTGATCCGCACGGTGGCGAACCGCGCCTACAACCTGTCgttcgtcgtcggcgacgccaAGAACGGCTGCCACGGGTCGATGCTGGTGGAGGCGTTCGCCGGGAACGTGACGCAGAAGGTGCCGTTCGAGTCCGCCGGCAACGGCGGGTTCAAGCCGGCGAGCTTCcggttcgtcgccgccggcgtgcgcaCCAGGGTGACCTTCTACAGCTCGTACTACCACACCAAGGTGAGCGACGGCGTGTCGCTGTGCGGCCCCGTGCTGGATCAGGTCAAGGTCCAGCCATTGAAGGCATGA
- the LOC127766215 gene encoding 40S ribosomal protein S2-3-like encodes MAERGGERGGERGGFGRGFGRGGRGDRGGRRGGRRGPRQEEEKWVPVTKLGRLVKEGRFSKIEEIYLHSLPVKEHQIVETLVPGLKDEVMKITPVQKQTRAGQRTRFKAFVVVGDNNGHVGLGVKCAKEVATAIRGAIILAKLSVVPVRRGYWGNKIGQPHTVPCKVTGKCGSVTVRMVPAPRGSGIVAARVPKKVLQFAGIEDVFTSSRGSTKTLGNFVKATFDCLMRTYGFLTPDFWRDTKFVKSPFQEYTDLLAKPTKALMIDAPVENVEA; translated from the exons atggcggagcgcggcggcgagcgtggcggcgagcgcggcgggtTCGGCCGCGGCTTCGGGCGCGGCGGTCGCGGCGACCGCGGAGGGCGCCGTGGCGGGCGCCGCGGCCCGCgccaggaggaggagaagtggGTGCCCGTCACCAAGCTCGGCCGCCTCGTGAAGGAAGGCAGGTTCTCCAAGATCGAGGAGATCTACCTCCACTCCCTCCCCGTCAAGGAGCACCAGATCGTGGAGACCCTCGTGCCGGGGCTCAAGGACGAGGTGATGAAGATCACACCCGTGCAGAAGCAGACGCGCGCCGGGCAGCGCACCCGATTCAAggcgttcgtcgtcgtcggcgacaaCAACGGCCACGTCGGGCTGGGGGTCAAGTGCGCCAAGGAGGTGGCCACCGCCATCCGCGGCGCCATCATCCTGGCCAAGCTGTCCGTGGTGCCCGTCAGGAGGGGTTACTGGGGTAACAAGATCGGGCAGCCGCACACCGTGCCGTGCAAGGTCACCGGAAAGTGTGGCTCTGTCACCGTACGCATGGTGCCCGCCCCGAGGGGTTCGGGTATTGTCGCCGCCCGCGTGCCCAAGAAGGTGCTGCAGTTCGCCGGCATTGAGGATGTCTTCACCTCGTCCCGTGGATCCACCAAGACCCTTGGCAACTTCGTCAAG GCCACCTTTGACTGCCTGATGAGGACTTATGGATTCCTTACTCCTGACTTCTGGAGGGACACCAAGTTCGTCAAGTCTCCATTCCAGGAGTACACCGACCTCTTGGCCAAGCCGACTAAGGCTCTTATGATTGATGCACCTGTCGAGAACGTAGAGGCTTAG
- the LOC127766218 gene encoding chaperonin-like RbcX protein 2, chloroplastic has product MAGVQVMPAVGAVAAAEGSCRAAGQRRGRGVSSLFAGDWRRRPRRAACTARVRGRRQQQQQQGLAVVCNLGGTYDEGFEDIHVQLINVFTYKAVKTVLTQLYEMNPPSYRWLYNFVAVNKPTDGKVFLRALGKEKQELAERVMITRLHLYSKWIKKCDHAMMYERISDENLALMRERLMETVIWPTDDTNTEKIG; this is encoded by the exons ATGGCCGGGGTGCAGGTGATGCCGGCggtgggggcggtggcggcggcggaagggagcTGCAGGGCGGCGGGGCAGAGGAGGGGCCGCGGCGTGAGCAGTTTGTTCGCCGGAGactggaggcggcggcctcgccgggcGGCGTGCACGGCCAGGGTCAGGGGcaggaggcagcagcagcagcagcagggcctCGCCGTCGTCTGCAACCTCGGTGGCACCTACGATGAAGGTTTCGAGGACATCCACGTG CAACTGATTAATGTGTTCACCTACAAAGCCGTCAAGACCGTGCTCACGCAGCTCTACGAAATGAACCCACCAAGCTACCGATGGTTATACAA CTTCGTTGCTGTAAACAAGCCTACCGATGGCAAAGTGTTCCTTCGTGCTCTTGGAAAg GAGAAGCAGGAGCTTGCAGAGCGAGTGATGATAACTAGGCTTCACTTGTACAGCAAATGGATCAAG AAATGTGACCATGCGATGATGTACGAGAGGATATCTGACGAGAACCTGGCGTTGATGCGAGAGCGGCTCATGGAGACGGTCATCTGGCCAACAGACGACACCAACACTGAGAAGATTGGCTGA
- the LOC127766213 gene encoding polygalacturonase ADPG2-like, whose protein sequence is MASGARKLVRSSFMASVRALLALTFLLSGGAATAAAAMVRNGGSPSIYGGGGEEGAAVIGRGGRSLLQAAAAATTQSAVFSLDSYGAHGDGERDDTAALARAWSAACASAAPAVVLVPASRSYLLRQVTLSGPCESTIKLMVKGTLVASPDMSNWNESNRRYWIVVRGVDGLAVGGGGTIDGNGEGWWENSCKINRALPCKGAPTALSFHTCDNLSVNGLKMVNSQQIHMSVEDCTGVELAHLSISAPGTSPNTDGIHITRSKNVQVSDCTIKTGDDCVSIEDGTHGLHVTRLVCGPGHGISIGSLGDDNSRAEVSDIFIDTVHLYGTTNGARIKTWQGGSGYAKDIVFQNMVMNSVKNPIIIDQNYCDSAKKCETQEGSAVEISNVVFKNIAGTTISKSAITLNCSKNYPCYDISLQDINLEMVDDNGATGSTCQNAKWRKSGTVVPQPCTSTN, encoded by the exons ATGGCGTCCGGTGCGAGAAAGCTCGTGAGGTCGTCGTTCATGGCGTCCGTACGCGCCCTGCTCGCGCTGACCTTTCTCCtgtccggcggcgccgccacggcggcggccgccatggtcAGAAATGGCGGCTCGCCGAGCATctatggcggtggtggtgaagaGGGAGCTGCAGTGATCGGTAGAGGCGGCAGGTCGctgctgcaggcggcggcggcggcgacgacgcagaGCGCGGTGTTCAGCCTCGACAGCTAcggcgcgcacggcgacggcgagcgcgacgacacggcggcgctggcgaggGCGTGGAGCGCCGCCTgcgcctcggcggcgccggccgtcgTGCTCGTCCCGGCGAGCAGGAGCTACCTGCTCCGGCAAGTCACCCTCTCCGGCCCCTGCGAATCCACCATCAAGctcatg GTGAAGGGGACGCTGGTGGCGTCGCCGGACATGTCGAACTGGAACGAGAGCAACAGGAGGTACTGGATCGTCGTCCGCGGCGTCGACgggctcgccgtcggcggcggcggcaccatcgacggcaacggcgagggGTGGTGGGAGAACTCCTGCAAGATCAACAGGGCACTC CCATGCAAGGGAGCTCCAACG GCGCTGAGTTTCCACACGTGCGACAACCTGAGCGTGAATGGTCTGAAGATGGTGAACAGCCAGcagatccacatgtcagtggagGATTGCACCGGGGTGGAGCTGGCCCACCTGTCAATCTCTGCGCCCGGCACGAGCCCCAACACAGATGGCATCCACATCACCCGCAGCAAGAACGTCCAAGTCAGCGACTGCACCATTAAGACAG GGGATGACTGTGTGTCGATCGAGGATGGGACCCACGGTTTACACGTCACGAGACTGGTGTGTGGGCCCGGGCATGGGATTAGCATTGGGAGCTTAGGAGATGACAACTCCAGAGCTGAGGTGTCTGACATCTTCATCGACACCGTGCACCTCTATGGCACCACCAATGGAGCTCGGATCAAGACATGGCAG GGAGGGAGTGGATACGCCAAGGATATCGTATTCCAGAACATGGTCATGAACAGTGTCAAGAACCCAATAATCATTGACCAAAACTACTGCGACTCAGCTAAGAAATGCGAGACACAGGAG GGATCAGCAGTGGAGATTAGCAATGTGGTCTTCAAGAACATCGCAGGGACAACAATTTCCAAGAGTGCCATCACTCTGAACTGCAGCAAGAACTACCCATGCTATGACATTTCCTTACAGGACATCAACCTGGAAATGGTGGATGACAACGGTGCCACAGGAAGTACTTGCCAGAATGCAAAATGGAGGAAATCTGGAACAGTTGTTCCACAACCATGCACCAGCACAAATTAG
- the LOC127766211 gene encoding probable cellulose synthase A catalytic subunit 2 [UDP-forming] gives MDGGGDGAKSGKHGHVCQICGDGVGTAADGELFTACDVCGFPVCRPCYEYERKDGSQACPQCKTKYKRHKGSPPILGDESDDVDADDASDVNYPTSGNQDHKHKIAERMLTWRMNSGRNDDIVHSKYDSGEIGHPKYDSGEIPRVYIPSLTHSQISGEIPGASPDHMMSPVGNIGRRGHPFPYVNHSPNPSREFSGSLGNVAWKERVDGWKMKDKGAIPMANGTSIAPSEGRGVGDIDASTDYNMEDALLNDETRQPLSRKVPISSSRINPYRMVIVLRLIVLCIFLHYRITNPVRNAYPLWLLSVICEIWFALSWILDQFPKWSPINRETYLDRLALRYDREGEPSQLAPVDIFVSTVDPMKEPPLVTANTVLSILAVDYPVDKVSCYVSDDGAAMLTFDALAETSEFARKWVPFCKKYSIEPRAPEWYFAQKIDYLKDKVQASFVKDRRAMKREYEEFKVRVNALVAKAQKVPEEGWIMQDGTPWPGNNTRDHPGMIQVFLGHSGGLDTEGNELPRLVYVSREKRPGFQHHKKAGAMNALVRVSAVLTNGQYLLNLDCDHYINNSKALREAMCFLMDPNLGRRVCYVQFPQRFDGIDRNDRYANRNTVFFDINLRGLDGLQGPVYVGTGCVFNRTALYGYEPPIKQKKPGYFSSLCGGRKKTKKSKEKSTEKKKSHKHVDSSVPVFNLEDIEEGIEGSGFDDEKSLLMSQMSLEKRFGQSSVFVASTLMEYGGVPQSATPESLLKEAIHVISCGYEDKSDWGTEIGWIYGSVTEDILTGFKMHARGWRSIYCMPKRPAFKGSAPINLSDRLNQVLRWALGSVEILFSRHCPIWYGYGGRLKFLERFAYINTTIYPLTSIPLLLYCILPAICLLTGKFIIPEISNFASIWFISLFLSIFATGILEMRWSGVGIDEWWRNEQFWVIGGISAHLFAVFQGLLKVLAGIDTSFTVTSKASDEEGDFAELYMFKWTTLLIPPTTILIINLVGVVAGISYAINSGYQSWGPLFGKLFFAFWVIVHLYPFLKGLMGRQNRTPTIVVVWAILLASIFSLLWVRIDPFTTRVTGPDTQKCGINC, from the exons atggacggcggcggcgacggtgcg AAATCGGGGAAGCATGGCCATGTCTGCCAGAtctgcggcgacggcgtgggcacggcggcggacggcgagctCTTCACCGCCTGCGACGTCTGCGGGTTCCCGGTGTGCCGGCCATGCTACGAGTACGAGCGCAAGGACGGCAGCCAGGCGTGCCCGCAGTGCAAGACCAAGTACAAGCGCCACAAGG GGAGCCCGCCGATACTTGGGGATGAAAGCGATGATGTTGATGCGGATGATGCTAGTGATGTGAACTATCCAACATCCGGCAACCAGGACCATAAGCACAAGATTGCCGAGAGGATGCTCACCTGGCGCATGAACTCTGGGAGGAATGATGATATTGTCCATTCTAAGTATGATAGTGGTGAGATTGGTCATCCCAAGTATGACAGTGGTGAAATCCCTCGCGTATATATCCCATCGCTCACTCACAGCCAG ATCTCAGGTGAAATTCCTGGAGCGTCCCCTGATCATATGATGTCTCCCGTTGGGAACATTGGCAGACGTGGGCATCCATTTCCCTATGTGAACCATTCAC CAAACCCATCAAGGGAGTTTTCTGGTAGCCTTGGCAATGTTGCATGGAAAGAGAGAGTAGATGGCTGGAAAATGAAGGATAAAGGTGCAATTCCCATGGCTAATGGTACTAGCATTGCTCCTTCAGAAGGTCGTGGGGTTGGTGACATTGATGCATCTACTGACTATAACATGGAGGACGCCTTACT GAATGATGAAACACGCCAACCTCTATCGAGAAAAGTGCCAATTTCGTCATCCAGAATAAATCCGTACAGGATGGTTATTGTGCTCCGATTGATTGTCCTATGTATATTCTTGCACTACCGTATCACAAATCCTGTGCGTAATGCATACCCGCTATGGTTGCTCTCTGTCATATGTGAGATTTGGTTTGCTCTATCCTGGATTCTGGATCAGTTCCCCAAGTGGTCCCCAATCAACCGTGAAACTTACCTTGATAGGCTGGCTTTAAG GTATGACCGGGAAGGTGAACCATCTCAATTGGCTCCTGTTGACATTTTTGTCAGTACTGTGGATCCTATGAAAGAACCTCCTCTTGTCACTGCCAATACTGTGCTCTCCATCCTTGCTGTGGATTACCCTGTTGATAAGGTATCTTGCTATGTGTCTGATGATGGAGCTGCAATGTTAACATTTGATGCGCTTGCTGAGACTTCAGAATTTGCTAGAAAATGGGTACCGTTCTGTAAGAAGTACAGCATAGAACCCAGAGCTCCAGAGTGGTACTTTGCACAGAAAATTGATTACTTGAAAGACAAAGTTCAGGCTTCTTTTGTTAAAGATCGTCGTGCCATGAAG AGGGAATATGAAGAATTTAAAGTTCGTGTTAATGCTCTCGTCGCCAAGGCACAGAAAGTTCCTGAGGAAGGATGGATTATGCAAGATGGCACACCTTGGCCTGGTAACAATACCAGAGACCATCCTGGAATGATTCAG GTTTTCCTTGGTCATAGTGGAGGCCTTGATACCGAAGGCAATGAGCTTCCTCGTTTGGTCTATGTGTCTCGTGAGAAACGTCCTGGATTCCAACACCATAAAAAGGCTGGTGCTATGAATGCACTT GTTCGTGTATCAGCTGTCCTTACTAATGGACAATACTTGTTGAATCTTGACTGTGATCACTACATCAACAATAGCAAAGCTCTCCGAGAGGCTATGTGCTTCCTTATGGATCCAAACCTAGGAAGGCGTGTCTGTTATGTCCAATTCCCTCAGAGGTTTGACGGTATCGATAGAAATGATCGATATGCAAACAGGAACACCGTGTTTTTCGAT ATTAATTTGAGAGGTCTCGATGGTCTCCAAGGACCAGTTTATGTGGGAACCGGTTGTGTGTTCAACAGAACAGCTCTTTATGGTTATGAACCCCCCATTAAGCAGAAGAAGCCAGGTTACTTCTCTTCGCTTTGTGGGGGACGAAAGAAGACAAAAAAGTCGAAGGAGAAGAGCACGGAAAAGAAAAAGTCACACAAACATGTGGACAGTTCTGTGCCAGTTTTTAATCTTGAAGATATAGAGGAAGGGATTGAAG GTTCTGGATTTGATGATGAGAAATCACTACTGATGTCTCAAATGAGCTTAGAGAAAAGATTTGGTCAATCTAGTGTTTTTGTAGCCTCCACTCTGATGGAATATGGTGGTGTTCCTCAATCCGCAACTCCAGAATCTCTTCTGAAAGAGGCCATACATGTTATCAGCTGTGGCTATGAAGACAAAAGTGACTGGGGAACTGAG ATTGGATGGATCTATGGTTCTGTTACAGAAGATATTCTCACTGGATTCAAGATGCATGCACGTGGCTGGCGGTCAATCTACTGCATGCCTAAGCGACCAGCATTCAAGGGGTCTGCCCCAATTAATCTTTCGGATCGTCTGAACCAGGTGCTTCGGTGGGCTCTTGGTTCTGTGGAAATTCTTTTTAGCAGGCATTGTCCCATATGGTATGGGTACGGAGGACGGCTTAAGTTCCTGGAGAGATTTGCTTACATCAACACCACTATTTATCCACTCACATCGATTCCACTCCTCTTGTACTGCATATTGCCAGCTATCTGTCTTCTCACTGGGAAGTTCATCATACCAGAG ATTAGCAACTTTGCGAGTATTTggtttatctctctctttctgtcAATCTTTGCTACTGGTATCCTTGAGATGAGGTGGAGTGGTGTTGGCATCGATGAATGGTGGAGGAATGAGCAGTTTTGGGTTATTGGAGGTATTTCCGCTCATCTATTTGCGGTCTTCCAGGGTCTGCTGAAGGTGCTTGCTGGAATTGATACCAGCTTCACTGTCACCTCAAAGGCCTCTGATGAAGAAGGCGATTTCGCTGAGCTCTACATGTTCAAGTGGACAACCCTTCTGATCCCACCGACCACTATTTTGATCATCAACCTGGTCGGTGTTGTTGCTGGTATCTCCTACGCTATCAACAGTGGCTACCAGTCATGGGGTCCGCTCTTTGGGAAGCTCTTCTTTGCCTTCTGGGTGATTGTCCACCTGTACCCCTTCCTTAAGGGTCTCATGGGTCGGCAGAACCGTACACCGACCATTGTTGTTGTTTGGGCCATCCTCCTTGCATCGATCTTCTCCTTGCTGTGGGTTCGTATCGATCCATTCACCACCCGTGTCACAGGCCCTGATACCCAAAAATGTGGTATCAACTGCTAG
- the LOC127767537 gene encoding UDP-glucose flavonoid 3-O-glucosyltransferase 7-like, producing MAAATADGHGGRRRLRVFFLPFFARGHLIPMTDLACLMAAASTDAVEVEATMAVTPANAAAIAATITGNAAVRVVCYPFPDVGLARGVECLGAAAAHDAWRVYRAVDLSRPAHESLLRHHRPDAIVADVPFWWATGVAAELGVPRLTFNPVGVFPQLAMNNLVAVRPDIVRGGADGPPVTVPGMPGGREITIPVSELPDFLVQDDHLSMSWDRIKASQLAGFGVVVNTFAALEAPYCDEFSRVDARRAYFVGPVSQPSRAAAAAVRRGGDGDVDCLRWLSTKPSQSVVYVCFGSWAHFSVTQTRELALGLEASNQPFLWVIRSDSGDGGGERWAPEGWERRMEGRGMVVRGWAPQLAVLAHPSVGAFVTHCGWNSVLEAAAAGVPALTWPLVFEQFINERLVTEVAAFGARVWEDGGGKRGVRAREAETVPAGVIARAVAGFMAGGGGRRERAAAMATALAESARVAVGENGSSWRDIRRLIQDLTDATASQP from the coding sequence atggccgccgccacggcggacGGAcatggcgggaggcggcggctgagggtGTTCTTCCTCCCATTCTTCGCGCGTGGCCACCTCATCCCCATGACCGACCTCGCGTgcctcatggcggcggcgagcactgatgccgtggaggtggaggcgacgatggcggtgacgccggccaacgccgccgccatcgccgccacgaTCACCGGGAacgccgccgtgcgcgtcgTCTGCTACCCGTTCCCCGACGTCGGCCTGGCCCGCGGCGTCGAgtgcctcggcgccgccgccgcgcacgacgCCTGGAGGGTGTACCGCGCCGTCGACCTGTCGCGGCCCGCCCACGAGTCGCTGCTCCGGCACCACCGCCCCGACGCCATCGTCGCCGACGTGCCGTTCTGGTGGgccaccggcgtcgccgccgagctcggcgtCCCGCGCCTCACGTTCAATCCCGTCGGCGTGTTCCCGCAGCTCGCCATGAacaacctcgtcgccgtccgccCCGACATCGTCCGGGGAGGCGCCGACGGCCCGCCGGTGACCGTGCCGGGGATGCCCGGGGGCAGGGAGATCACCATCCCGGTGTCCGAGCTCCCGGACTTCCTGGTCCAGGACGACCACCTCTCCATGTCGTGGGACCGCATCAAGGCGTCCCAGCTCGCCGGCTTCGGCGTCGTGGTCAACACCTTCGCCGCGCTCGAGGCACCCTACTGCGACGAGTTCAGCCGCGTCGACGCGCGCCGCGCCTACTTCGTCGGCCCCGTCAGCCAGCcatcgcgcgccgccgccgccgccgtgcgccgcggcggcgacggcgacgtggacTGCCTTAGGTGGTTGTCCACCAAGCCGAGCCAGTCCGTGGTGTACGTCTGCTTCGGGAGCTGGGCCCATTTCTCAGTGACACAAACTCGCGAACTCGCGCTGGGGCTCGAGGCCTCGAACCAGCCATTCCTGTGGGTGATCCGCTCcgactccggcgacggcggcggcgagcggtgggcgCCGGAGGGATGGGAGCGGCGCATGGAGGGGCGCGGCATGGTGGTCCGCGGGTGGGCCCCGCAGCTGGCGGTGCTGGCCCACCCGTCGGTGGGCGCGTTCGTGAcccactgcgggtggaactcggtgctggaggcggcggcggccggcgtgccGGCGCTGACATGGCCGCTGGTGTTCGAGCAATTCATCAACGAGCGGCTGGTCACCGAGGTGGCCGCGTTCGGCGCGCGCGTctgggaggacggcggcgggaagCGCGGCGTGAGGGCGCGCGAGGCGGAGACCGTGCCCGCCGGCGTGATCGCGCGGGCGGTGGCCGGAttcatggcgggcggcggcgggcggagggagagggcggcggccatggcgacggcgctGGCGGAGAGCGCGCGCGTGGCGGTCGGCGAGAACGGGTCGTCGTGGAGAGATATCCGCCGCCTGATCCAGGATCTGACGGACGCGACTGCATCTCAGCCTTGA
- the LOC127767538 gene encoding remorin 4.1-like produces the protein MLHEQHAPPPQPEPEVSLQLSAPATAADDVAAGGDEEVTVVTTYRDIHPLTPPSPTTTTPPTRLGSAAYSWDTASSHRSVSSEEQFMTMSREFTAMVAAGTTMQTGPNDGNNGGDQLTSIGEDELEETNPLAIVPDSHPIATPARSRASQLEVVPAAGPSAPAPPVEARQVKKEEVETKVSAWQTAEVAKINNRFKREEVVINGWETEQVEKASAWLKKIERKLDEQRAKALERTQNDIAKARRKAEEKRASAEAKRGLKLAKVLELANFMKAVGRVPTKRSFF, from the exons ATGTTGCATGAGcagcacgcgccgccgccgcagccggagccggaggtTTCGCTACAGCTGTcggcgcccgccaccgccgccgacgatgtcgctgcaggcggcgacgaggaggtcaCCGTCGTCACCACGTACCGCGACATCCACCCtctgacgccgccgtcgccgacgacgacgacgccacccACGCGGCTCGGGTCCGCCGCGTACTCGTGGGACACGGCCAGCAGCCACCGGTCCGTGTCGTCCGAGGAGCAGTTCATGACGATGAGCCGGGAGTTCACggccatggtcgccgccgggACGACCATGCAGACTGGCCCCAACGACGGCAACAACGGCGGTGACCAGCTCACCAGCATCGGCGAGGACGAGCTGGAGGAGACCAACCCGCTGGCAATTGTGCCGGACAGCCACCCGATCGCCACGCCGGCCAGGAGCAGGGCGTCCCAGCTGGAGGTTGTCCCCGCGGCAGGGccatcggcgccggcgccgccggtggaggcGAGGCAGGtgaagaaggaggaggtggagacgaAGGTGTCGGCGTGGCAGACGGCGGAGGTGGCCAAGATCAACAACCGGTTCAAGAGGGAGGAGGTTGTCATCAACGGGTGGGAGACCGAGCAGGTCGAGAAAGCATCCGCATGGCTCAAGAAGATCGAG AGAAAGCTGGACGAGCAGCGCGCCAAGGCGCTGGAGAGGACGCAGAACGACATCGCGAAGGCGCGGCGCAaggcggaggagaagagggCGTCGGCGGAGGCGAAGAGAGGCCTCAAGCTCGCCAAGGTGCTCGAGCTCGCCAACTTCATGAAGGCTGTTGGGAGGGTGCCTACCAAGCGATCCTTCTTCTAG